The Streptomyces sp. NBC_00691 genome has a segment encoding these proteins:
- a CDS encoding ABA4-like family protein, which produces MTGFLFELTFLLAAPAWLLMIFAPTWRITERVAASPLTVLPILVVWAVLAAPVAAELWTAVSTPDIDTFRDLVALANGAGALWAQVIAWDLLLGQWMYREARRLAVPPLLMGPLLILTILLSPLGLPLFLVVRAVWTTRAARRRTEPVLA; this is translated from the coding sequence ATGACGGGCTTCCTCTTCGAGCTGACGTTCCTGCTCGCCGCGCCGGCGTGGCTCCTGATGATCTTCGCGCCGACATGGCGGATCACGGAGCGGGTCGCGGCCTCGCCCTTGACGGTGCTGCCGATCCTGGTGGTCTGGGCGGTCCTGGCCGCCCCTGTCGCAGCGGAACTGTGGACGGCGGTCAGCACCCCCGACATCGACACCTTCCGCGATCTCGTGGCTCTCGCGAACGGAGCCGGTGCCCTCTGGGCCCAGGTCATCGCCTGGGACCTGCTGCTCGGTCAGTGGATGTACAGGGAGGCCCGTCGTCTCGCCGTGCCGCCGCTGCTGATGGGTCCTCTCCTGATCCTGACGATCCTTCTCTCCCCTCTCGGGCTACCCCTGTTCCTTGTGGTCCGCGCGGTGTGGACGACCAGGGCAGCGCGGCGGCGGACCGAGCCGGTACTGGCCTGA
- a CDS encoding cytochrome P450: MPLLGSLPAFGKNPLAFFEQLRDRGDIVRWRFGRKPSLFIAHPDTVGELLTEVERTFDQPDLGIAFRTLLGNGVIVSKGADWRRKRSLVQPSVRPKQVRSYAATMSECAVALADRWTDGQHIDIKKEMAALTQLVAVRTIFGVDTAADAEVIGQAMDVAQKEIGAEFSGIGAVLPDWLPTPGRTRIKRATAVIDAEVSRVVSRHRDGDTERPDLLSRLLAARDETGAPLSDQEIRDETVTLYIGGHETTSSTLVWAWYLLSRNPRVRDALAEELDRVLAGHEPGYDDYASLTYTQAVIKETLRLYPTIWLITGLAKEGATLGGAPVPAGTRVWSSQWATHRDPRWYGDAEAFRPERWIERDGEPAEEIPEYAWFPFGGGPRVCLGTRFALVEAVLILAVLARRYHLDVTTEEILPVPSLTLQPDRDVLATVRARG, translated from the coding sequence ATGCCACTCCTCGGCAGCCTTCCCGCCTTCGGGAAGAACCCCCTGGCCTTCTTCGAACAGCTCAGGGACCGCGGCGACATCGTCCGCTGGCGCTTCGGCCGCAAGCCCTCCCTCTTCATCGCCCACCCCGACACCGTCGGCGAACTCCTCACCGAGGTCGAGCGCACCTTCGACCAGCCCGACCTCGGCATCGCCTTCCGCACCCTCCTCGGCAACGGCGTCATCGTCTCCAAGGGAGCCGACTGGCGCCGCAAGCGCTCCCTCGTGCAGCCCTCCGTCCGCCCGAAACAGGTCCGCTCCTACGCGGCGACCATGTCCGAATGCGCCGTCGCCCTCGCCGACCGATGGACCGACGGGCAGCACATCGACATCAAGAAGGAGATGGCCGCCCTCACCCAACTCGTCGCCGTCCGCACCATCTTCGGCGTCGACACCGCCGCCGACGCCGAAGTCATCGGGCAGGCGATGGACGTCGCACAGAAAGAGATAGGCGCCGAGTTCAGCGGCATCGGAGCAGTGCTCCCCGACTGGCTGCCGACCCCCGGACGCACCCGCATCAAGCGCGCCACCGCCGTCATCGACGCCGAGGTCTCCCGCGTCGTCTCCCGCCACCGCGACGGCGACACCGAACGCCCCGACCTCCTCAGCCGCCTCCTCGCCGCCCGCGACGAGACCGGCGCGCCCCTCTCCGACCAGGAGATACGCGACGAGACCGTCACCCTCTACATCGGCGGCCACGAGACCACGAGCTCCACCCTCGTCTGGGCCTGGTACCTGCTCTCCCGCAACCCGCGGGTCCGCGACGCCCTCGCCGAGGAACTCGACCGGGTCCTCGCCGGCCACGAACCCGGCTACGACGACTACGCCTCCCTCACCTACACCCAGGCCGTCATCAAGGAGACCCTCCGCCTCTACCCCACCATCTGGCTGATCACCGGCCTCGCGAAGGAGGGCGCCACGCTCGGCGGAGCACCCGTCCCGGCCGGCACCCGCGTCTGGTCCAGCCAGTGGGCCACACACCGCGACCCCCGTTGGTACGGCGACGCGGAAGCCTTCCGCCCCGAGCGCTGGATCGAGCGCGACGGCGAACCCGCCGAGGAGATACCCGAGTACGCCTGGTTTCCCTTCGGCGGCGGCCCCCGTGTCTGCCTCGGCACCCGGTTCGCCCTCGTGGAGGCTGTCCTGATCCTCGCGGTCCTGGCCCGCCGCTACCACCTGGACGTCACCACCGAGGAGATCCTCCCCGTACCGAGCCTCACCCTCCAGCCGGACCGCGACGTCCTGGCGACGGTACGGGCACGGGGCTGA